Proteins encoded in a region of the Corynebacterium breve genome:
- a CDS encoding DUF3515 domain-containing protein has translation MTHDTSSDELQFNRTPVYISLGLALALVLAVIVGAKVYFDRLTNQPVAMTPLPAPDAESAECASLLESLPDELLGHKRAELVEPAPAGAAAWQTSELERITLRCGVDVPLQYTEYSSTENIGGAEWLRVDDATPGSTLKTWYTTDRFPVVAVTTDELGLDGATEPVSELPVAELKEQPVNPSDAPLKQLAGGDSSACAPLMSVLPDEVAEGYKRLEVAEEFTAAWVADGQEPVVLRCGVAEPENYEAGVQLNQINGVPWFEDTKLINGSTSSTWFALGREAEIAASMPQAVGNEAVVKLTDAIAESVPEK, from the coding sequence ATGACTCACGATACGTCGAGTGATGAACTCCAATTTAACCGAACACCGGTCTACATCAGCCTCGGCCTAGCCTTGGCGCTGGTTCTCGCGGTCATTGTCGGTGCAAAAGTGTACTTTGACAGGCTGACTAATCAGCCAGTTGCCATGACTCCACTGCCCGCCCCCGATGCTGAATCCGCGGAATGCGCCTCGCTGTTGGAATCGCTTCCCGACGAACTGCTTGGCCACAAACGTGCCGAGCTGGTCGAGCCCGCACCGGCTGGTGCCGCAGCCTGGCAGACCAGCGAACTCGAGCGTATTACTCTGCGTTGTGGCGTCGACGTTCCGCTGCAGTACACCGAGTATTCCTCCACGGAAAACATCGGCGGTGCGGAATGGTTGCGCGTTGATGACGCCACACCCGGATCCACGTTGAAGACGTGGTACACCACAGATCGCTTCCCTGTGGTGGCCGTGACCACTGATGAACTTGGTTTGGATGGTGCCACGGAGCCTGTGTCCGAATTACCTGTCGCTGAGCTGAAAGAACAGCCAGTGAATCCAAGCGATGCGCCTTTAAAGCAGCTGGCTGGTGGCGATTCTTCGGCGTGTGCGCCTCTGATGAGCGTCTTGCCTGATGAAGTAGCCGAGGGTTACAAGCGTTTGGAAGTAGCTGAGGAGTTCACCGCGGCCTGGGTTGCTGACGGCCAGGAACCAGTTGTGCTGCGCTGCGGTGTCGCGGAACCCGAGAACTACGAGGCGGGCGTGCAACTGAATCAGATCAATGGCGTTCCTTGGTTCGAGGACACCAAATTGATTAATGGCTCTACCTCCTCGACGTGGTTCGCGCTGGGCCGGGAGGCTGAGATCGCGGCTTCCATGCCTCAGGCGGTGGGCAACGAGGCAGTGGTCAAGTTGACTGACGCGATTGCCGAGTCTGTGCCGGAGAAGTAG